The genomic stretch GCTTTAGGTAAACTTTTTGGAGTTTGTGGTAGTCTATGTTTTTGCAAAACTCAAAATTTTTGAGCTCTTTGCCGTGCAAAAACAAGCCGTTGATGTCTATGTAAATCGGATAAATATTATACTTGGACTCGTCTATAAAATCCATAGCCTGATGCGCCGTGATTATAGAAATGTCATGCTCGCAGGACTTGCCTCCAAAAAACACCAATAGATTTAGTTTCATACCGCCTCGCTTTTATTTAATAATTATCGGGCAAATCGTTTTGGAACAGCGCCACCTTGCTGCCCGGGATTGAGTTTAGGACATTGACAGCTTGATCAAGGTTGTCGCATATCCTTATGCGTTTTATGCTGAAGTTTTCTTTTATAAGCCCGTCATATATATATAATGAGTTTGGGCCTGTGATTATGCACCAATCCGCCGCGCGCGCTATATGCCTTCCTAATTCTTCGTTTGCGCGCCTTTGAAATTTGCCCATATCCACAAGCCCCGCCGTGATGACTATCTTTTTTTGCAAGAAGGACTTTAAAATATCCAAAGCGGCTTTAGCGCCCTCTAGATTGGCGTTGAAAGAGTCGTCAATAATAGTCAAGCCGCCGCCCGACTCAATGAGCTGCAGCCTGTGCGGTATAGGCTTTAGCTCGGTAATTTTTTGGGCGATGTCCTCCAAGCCTACGCCCAATTTATACGCCAAAGCCGCCGCGAGCGTTATATTGCCGATATTGTGCAAGCCCAAAAGCGCCGTGACGCAGTCAATTGTCTTGCCGTCTACCGTAAGCGAAAACCTGCTGCCGCGGTTAAAGGTTTGGGGGTTGGAATAATGCGCGAAGCAATCTTTATCTTGAATAAGGTTGCCGACCATTATCTTGTCGTGCTTGGTCTTATGGCATAACTCTATGACTTTTTGGCTATTGAGGTTAAATACCGCGAGGCCTTCGGGTTTTAGGTTTTGGATAATCTCGTATTTGGCGCTGGCTACGGCGTCAATGTTTTTAAAAGTCGCCATATGTTGCTCGCCTATCGCCGTGATTACGGCTATATCGGGCGGGGCGATGCCGCAAAGTTTGGTTATATCGCCCTTTTTTCTTGCGCCCATCTCGGCTATAAAGATTTGGTCGCCGGGCTTTAGGTTTTGGTTGATGCTGCGGCAAAGGCCCATAGGCGTGTTAAAGCTGTTGGGGCTCGCGCATACTTTATAGCGCCCTTCCAAAAATTTTTGCAAAATAAATTTTACGCTGGTTTTGCCGAAGCTGCCCGTAATGCCTATGATTTTTAAATTAGGCATCGCGGCCAGCTTTTTTTTGGCTAGATATATGTATTTGGTCTGTAAAATAGCTTCCATAGGCGCCGCTATCGCCGCGGCTATACCGCACAAGATATAGCTCGTTATAGGCGCAAGCCCTATAATAGAATAACTTAGCGCGGGGACATAAAAATAAAAGGCGCGTATAATCACAAACCAAAAACCAAAATTGACAGCCGTTAAGATTATAAAAAACCTTATAATCCTATGCGTTATTTTTAGCGGGGTTTTGTATTTTTTGATAAACTGCGATACGCTAAACGTAACCATTAAGGCTATAAAAGCTAAAAGCCCCAATAGGCCAAAATGCCCGCCCAATGTAACGAAGACGCTCATTAAGCTAAAGGTTATGACAAATGTAATTAAACTCTCCAGCGCCAGCCTTAAAATCAGGGATTTTTTTATGTTTTTGTAATATTCGCCGATATGGTAGGCGCATAACTGATAATGCTGGACCAGTTGATACGAGGACAAAACAGCCAAGACAGCTGCCAAAGCGCTTATTGTCAATATTATATAATGCTCAGTCATTTTTCTCCCCCAAAAATCTCTCGCAATGTTTTATAAACAGCAGGCTTTTTTGCCTGTAAGCGAAATGTCCCGTATCCCTTATGACTATTAGTTTGCTGTCTTGTATCAGCTTGTTCATCTTTTTTGCCATATACAAAGGCGTTTCTATGTCGTTTTGGCCCCAAATAAGAAGCGTGGGCGCCTTTATGCTTTTTAGGCGCTTGGTTTGGTCGCAATTGACCACTTTGACAAAGGTATCCCT from Clostridiales bacterium encodes the following:
- a CDS encoding UDP-N-acetylmuramoyl-tripeptide--D-alanyl-D-alanine ligase, with protein sequence MTEHYIILTISALAAVLAVLSSYQLVQHYQLCAYHIGEYYKNIKKSLILRLALESLITFVITFSLMSVFVTLGGHFGLLGLLAFIALMVTFSVSQFIKKYKTPLKITHRIIRFFIILTAVNFGFWFVIIRAFYFYVPALSYSIIGLAPITSYILCGIAAAIAAPMEAILQTKYIYLAKKKLAAMPNLKIIGITGSFGKTSVKFILQKFLEGRYKVCASPNSFNTPMGLCRSINQNLKPGDQIFIAEMGARKKGDITKLCGIAPPDIAVITAIGEQHMATFKNIDAVASAKYEIIQNLKPEGLAVFNLNSQKVIELCHKTKHDKIMVGNLIQDKDCFAHYSNPQTFNRGSRFSLTVDGKTIDCVTALLGLHNIGNITLAAALAYKLGVGLEDIAQKITELKPIPHRLQLIESGGGLTIIDDSFNANLEGAKAALDILKSFLQKKIVITAGLVDMGKFQRRANEELGRHIARAADWCIITGPNSLYIYDGLIKENFSIKRIRICDNLDQAVNVLNSIPGSKVALFQNDLPDNY